The proteins below come from a single Parageobacillus thermoglucosidasius genomic window:
- a CDS encoding HAMP domain-containing sensor histidine kinase: MKKDKTIKRDFYLLVVKVFLSTLISTFITYVCLFLFIFVLTNNNTIKPSNYYVKYIDSIEKKIKENSSSILKGQLIDLKSYHENIQGEVLDINGNHMYGDKGIVDGRIDFSKVINHEIVKGKYVYRYIPVQHNNSIQAVYVIKAPFGFFINNIKDNPGAVFIYILLLISPLLFFIIYLVLFTSKLYKSLFNNIKVLLQAADKISNGDFDFQVHGLRRDEFIKIQNSFNTMINALKETIENLSKIDDERKMMVSSIAHDIRTPLTVIQGQMDLIADLKNQDNFDITPHLDIIRNNCYKMVMLTDNLSLLYKVEKADFLLNIKKIDLNKMLMEKKQEISAVAHNKRNLAIKFDINLNKQFYLLDESMLGRVLDNILYNSLRFTMSGEIKLEVHDEVDEHGNKIYFKCMDTGIGFRQKDTSILFEAFYQDKQYRNHIGLGLYISKKIVNNYGGEIWAYNNEKGGATVEFYIKEFSDSLL; the protein is encoded by the coding sequence ATGAAAAAGGATAAAACGATAAAAAGAGATTTTTATTTATTGGTTGTTAAGGTCTTCCTATCAACTCTTATATCAACGTTTATCACGTACGTATGCTTATTTTTGTTTATATTTGTGCTAACGAATAACAATACTATCAAGCCGTCTAACTATTACGTTAAGTACATCGATTCCATTGAAAAAAAGATCAAAGAAAATTCATCATCAATTTTAAAGGGACAATTAATTGATTTAAAGTCCTATCATGAAAATATCCAAGGTGAAGTTTTGGATATCAACGGTAATCATATGTATGGGGATAAGGGAATTGTAGACGGCAGAATCGATTTCAGCAAAGTCATCAATCATGAGATTGTGAAAGGAAAGTATGTTTATAGATATATACCTGTCCAGCATAATAATTCTATCCAAGCTGTGTATGTCATTAAGGCCCCTTTTGGTTTTTTTATTAATAATATAAAGGACAATCCCGGAGCAGTATTTATTTATATTTTACTGCTGATCTCGCCATTACTATTTTTTATTATTTATTTGGTTTTATTTACATCTAAACTATATAAGTCATTGTTTAATAATATCAAAGTATTGCTTCAGGCTGCAGATAAGATTTCGAATGGAGATTTTGACTTTCAGGTTCATGGGCTTAGAAGAGATGAATTTATCAAAATCCAAAATTCTTTCAATACCATGATCAACGCACTGAAAGAAACCATTGAAAATCTATCAAAGATAGATGATGAACGCAAGATGATGGTGTCATCGATTGCCCATGACATAAGAACCCCTTTGACCGTGATCCAAGGACAAATGGATTTGATTGCTGATTTGAAAAACCAAGATAATTTCGATATCACTCCCCATCTAGATATTATCCGCAATAATTGTTATAAAATGGTCATGCTTACAGATAATTTATCGCTATTATATAAAGTAGAAAAGGCGGATTTTTTATTAAATATTAAGAAGATTGATTTGAATAAAATGCTTATGGAGAAGAAGCAAGAGATATCAGCGGTGGCTCATAATAAAAGAAACTTAGCTATTAAGTTTGACATCAATTTAAATAAACAATTTTATTTACTTGACGAGTCAATGTTAGGGAGGGTTTTGGATAATATTTTATATAACAGCCTAAGATTTACAATGAGTGGAGAAATTAAACTTGAAGTACATGATGAAGTGGACGAACATGGCAATAAAATTTATTTTAAATGCATGGATACAGGAATCGGGTTTAGGCAAAAGGATACATCCATTTTGTTTGAAGCGTTTTATCAAGATAAACAATATAGAAATCATATTGGTTTAGGCCTTTATATTTCTAAAAAAATTGTTAACAATTATGGTGGGGAGATTTGGGCTTACAATAACGAAAAGGGCGGGGCAACCGTTGAATTTTATATTAAAGAATTCTCCGATTCCCTGCTTTAG
- a CDS encoding lantibiotic immunity ABC transporter MutE/EpiE family permease subunit, which produces MLNMIQSENLKYKRTFTKKIVYISPLFFILYAIITMPSIHSKYNYFEYTVFNWWPLIFMPLGTALISSLSAMREKKSGNYRVLRCHDISIAHMWFSKIIVVALYTLLSSIELILLLFILKFFLPSSITSAVVVIQASLAVWVTSLAYIPIGLFFAERFGTAISIIVNVLGIVIGVVMAPEPYWIYIPWSWGMRLMSPIVGVHPNGTPLETGSPLLNPSVIPLGIAVSIVFFIMLSFATAIWFSKKEVN; this is translated from the coding sequence ATGCTAAATATGATACAATCAGAAAACTTAAAATATAAGCGTACATTTACTAAAAAAATTGTATATATTTCCCCCTTATTTTTTATATTATATGCCATTATTACAATGCCTTCTATTCATTCAAAATATAATTACTTTGAATATACGGTATTCAATTGGTGGCCATTAATATTTATGCCGTTAGGGACAGCGCTGATATCTTCACTTTCTGCAATGAGGGAAAAAAAATCAGGAAACTATAGAGTTTTGCGATGTCATGATATCAGTATCGCACATATGTGGTTCAGCAAAATCATTGTAGTTGCCCTTTATACACTGTTATCATCTATCGAACTCATCCTCTTATTGTTCATATTAAAATTTTTTCTGCCAAGCAGCATTACATCAGCAGTCGTAGTAATACAAGCAAGCCTTGCTGTTTGGGTCACATCTTTAGCATACATCCCTATAGGCTTGTTTTTCGCAGAACGATTCGGAACAGCAATTTCGATTATTGTTAATGTTTTAGGCATTGTCATAGGAGTAGTGATGGCCCCAGAGCCTTATTGGATTTATATTCCGTGGAGCTGGGGAATGAGACTGATGTCTCCCATTGTTGGTGTTCACCCAAATGGAACCCCGCTGGAAACAGGAAGCCCATTGTTAAATCCTTCCGTCATTCCATTGGGAATTGCCGTCTCTATTGTATTTTTTATTATGCTGTCATTTGCAACAGCGATTTGGTTTTCGAAAAAAGAGGTGAACTGA
- a CDS encoding NisI/SpaI family lantibiotic immunity lipoprotein yields the protein MKIKNSILSLLLIASTSLGGCSLISELKHTASKNMAIDKRLPIYELNKQNFKEITYKDKTYIIQKSVIKPGSLQKPIGRVSQSITINEKNEMLSKKELRKVEILPNKKEEKRFHLNFGWVYSIKNISPDEKIAVVVNNEYRVAKIKK from the coding sequence TTGAAAATAAAAAATTCTATATTATCTCTTTTATTGATCGCTTCAACCTCCTTAGGAGGGTGTTCGCTTATCAGTGAGCTGAAACACACAGCATCAAAAAATATGGCGATTGATAAAAGATTGCCGATATATGAATTAAACAAACAAAACTTTAAGGAAATAACCTACAAAGATAAGACGTATATTATCCAAAAATCAGTCATTAAACCTGGCAGTTTACAAAAACCTATTGGGAGAGTTTCCCAAAGCATTACAATTAATGAGAAAAATGAAATGCTAAGCAAAAAAGAACTTAGGAAAGTGGAAATTCTCCCAAATAAAAAAGAAGAGAAAAGGTTTCATTTAAACTTTGGCTGGGTATACAGCATAAAAAATATAAGCCCAGACGAAAAAATTGCAGTTGTAGTCAATAATGAATATCGTGTCGCAAAAATAAAAAAATAA
- a CDS encoding lantibiotic protection ABC transporter ATP-binding protein gives MEEYILQTNKLSKSFGKQLAVDNVSLKVKTNTIYGLLGPNGAGKSTTLKLLTGLFHPTSGEIIFNGHPWSRKDLKDIGVLIESPALYGNLTAYENLLVHTKVLHLPESRIQEVLKIVGLENTGKKKVSQFSFGMKQRLGIAKALLNHPKLLILDEPTNGLDPLGIQELRKLIRSFPSQGMTVILSSHILSEVAQLADHIGIIHHGKLKYQGEIEKNKDLEKLFMDVVSEKAK, from the coding sequence ATGGAAGAATATATTTTGCAAACCAATAAATTAAGTAAATCTTTTGGTAAACAGTTAGCAGTAGACAATGTTTCTTTAAAAGTAAAAACAAACACCATCTACGGACTGCTTGGACCAAACGGAGCCGGCAAATCAACGACTTTAAAACTGTTAACAGGGCTTTTCCATCCTACATCTGGCGAAATTATATTTAACGGTCATCCATGGAGCAGAAAAGACCTTAAAGACATAGGTGTACTTATTGAATCACCGGCTCTTTATGGCAATTTGACCGCTTATGAGAATCTTCTCGTTCATACAAAAGTATTACATTTACCAGAATCAAGAATACAAGAAGTGTTGAAAATAGTTGGTTTAGAAAACACCGGGAAAAAGAAAGTATCGCAATTTTCTTTCGGCATGAAGCAAAGATTAGGCATTGCCAAAGCACTTTTAAATCATCCCAAGCTTCTTATTCTCGATGAGCCAACAAACGGACTTGATCCACTAGGTATACAAGAATTGCGCAAGCTTATAAGATCCTTCCCGTCACAAGGAATGACTGTCATTTTATCAAGTCATATTTTATCAGAAGTAGCACAATTGGCAGACCACATTGGCATCATTCATCATGGAAAACTCAAATATCAAGGTGAAATAGAGAAAAACAAAGATTTAGAAAAACTGTTTATGGATGTAGTCAGTGAAAAAGCGAAATAG
- a CDS encoding NCS2 family permease, with protein MKKYFQFEELGTNYRTEIIAGLTTFLSMAYILFVNPFTLSLGAVKDFPDELRIDQGAVFVATALAAAYGCILMGVLARYPIALAPGMGLNAFFAFTVVLHMQIPWQTALAGVFVSGVIFTILSLTGIREKIIDAIPVELKYAVGAGIGLFITFIGLQNAKIIVDNQATLVGLSDLKDGNTLLAIFGLFVTVILMVKRVNGSVFYGMVITAIVGMIFGLIKVPDKIVGAIPDISPTFGVAIEHLPDIFSLKMLGVILTFFIVDFFDATGTLLAVANQAGLLKDNKLPRAGKALLVDATAVMVGAVLGTSTTTSYVESSAGVAAGGRSGFSAVVTGILFLLALFFSPLLSVVTAPVTAPALIIVGVLMVSSIGEIDWKKLEIAIPAFFTLITMPLSYSIATGIAVGFIFYPITMILKGRGKEVHPILYALFVIFILYFVFLRE; from the coding sequence GTGAAAAAGTATTTTCAATTTGAAGAGCTCGGCACGAATTATCGCACGGAGATCATCGCTGGGCTGACGACATTTTTGTCAATGGCGTACATTTTATTCGTTAATCCGTTTACTTTGTCATTAGGAGCGGTTAAAGATTTTCCTGATGAATTGCGGATTGACCAGGGCGCGGTGTTTGTCGCAACTGCGCTCGCAGCAGCATATGGCTGCATTTTAATGGGAGTGCTGGCGCGTTATCCAATTGCGCTGGCGCCAGGAATGGGGCTCAACGCGTTTTTCGCATTTACCGTTGTTTTGCATATGCAAATCCCATGGCAGACGGCGTTAGCAGGGGTATTTGTATCCGGAGTGATTTTTACGATTTTGTCGTTAACAGGCATCCGTGAAAAGATCATTGACGCGATCCCGGTGGAATTAAAATATGCGGTCGGCGCGGGGATCGGGCTGTTTATAACGTTTATCGGCCTGCAAAACGCGAAAATCATCGTCGATAACCAAGCGACATTAGTAGGGCTAAGCGATTTGAAAGATGGCAACACGCTGCTGGCGATTTTCGGTTTGTTCGTGACCGTTATTTTGATGGTAAAAAGAGTGAATGGCAGCGTATTTTACGGCATGGTTATTACTGCGATTGTCGGAATGATTTTTGGCTTGATCAAGGTGCCGGATAAAATCGTCGGAGCCATTCCGGATATTTCGCCGACGTTTGGCGTTGCGATTGAGCATTTGCCAGACATTTTCTCGCTAAAAATGCTCGGTGTCATTTTAACATTCTTTATCGTTGACTTTTTTGATGCCACCGGTACGCTGCTTGCGGTGGCCAACCAGGCAGGGCTGTTAAAAGATAACAAACTGCCGCGCGCGGGAAAAGCGTTGCTTGTCGATGCGACGGCGGTCATGGTTGGCGCCGTGCTTGGAACATCGACGACAACTTCATACGTCGAGTCATCGGCAGGCGTCGCTGCCGGCGGACGTTCCGGCTTTTCCGCGGTTGTGACAGGAATTTTGTTTTTGCTGGCGTTATTTTTCTCGCCGCTGTTAAGCGTCGTTACTGCTCCTGTCACAGCTCCGGCGCTCATTATTGTTGGGGTGTTAATGGTATCTTCCATTGGAGAAATTGATTGGAAAAAACTCGAAATCGCAATTCCGGCGTTTTTCACGCTGATTACGATGCCGCTTTCGTACAGCATCGCGACAGGCATTGCGGTTGGCTTCATTTTTTATCCAATTACGATGATTTTAAAAGGACGCGGCAAAGAAGTTCATCCGATTTTATATGCGCTATTTGTCATCTTTATCTTATACTTTGTCTTTTTAAGGGAATAG
- a CDS encoding response regulator transcription factor, protein MNKKKILVVDDNEDICLTIKQYLELYHYFVEAVHSGSEALRIINNNFDLIILDIMMEGIDGMELCSMIRDRVDCPIIFVSAKTLEEDKIQALSVGGDDYISKPFSLKELKARIDCHLRREERIRSNERQLLSSKNITIDLLANEVFCKGVKLHLTKKEYEIIKLLMLNKNMVFSKERIFESVWGLDSESQLETVTESIKNIRKKIRSLDPEHSYIKTLYGLGYKWDVTYEKG, encoded by the coding sequence ATGAATAAAAAGAAAATCCTAGTCGTTGATGATAATGAAGATATTTGCCTCACGATAAAACAATACCTTGAGCTTTATCATTACTTTGTTGAAGCTGTTCATAGCGGGAGTGAGGCATTACGAATTATTAATAATAATTTTGACTTAATTATATTGGATATTATGATGGAAGGCATTGATGGAATGGAATTGTGCAGCATGATCCGCGACAGGGTGGATTGTCCGATAATATTTGTAAGTGCAAAAACGTTGGAAGAAGACAAAATTCAAGCCCTTTCCGTGGGTGGAGATGACTATATTAGCAAACCCTTTAGCTTGAAGGAGTTAAAGGCAAGAATAGATTGCCATTTAAGACGGGAAGAGCGAATAAGATCGAATGAAAGGCAGCTTCTGAGCTCTAAAAATATTACTATCGATCTTTTGGCTAATGAAGTTTTTTGTAAAGGTGTTAAATTACATTTAACAAAAAAAGAATACGAAATTATTAAACTGTTAATGTTGAATAAAAATATGGTTTTTTCGAAAGAGAGAATTTTTGAAAGCGTATGGGGATTGGATTCAGAAAGTCAATTAGAAACAGTTACAGAGAGCATCAAAAACATTAGAAAGAAAATTCGTTCTCTAGATCCGGAACATTCTTATATAAAAACACTGTACGGATTAGGATATAAATGGGATGTGACATATGAAAAAGGATAA
- a CDS encoding lantibiotic immunity ABC transporter MutG family permease subunit — translation MSFLQVLSSELVKTKRTSIRLIVFAIPIAYPVCMLWYFSKYNDPLSWQMKIYSGFFEVLTVSLPVIVSLLTGLISHQEEKAGNFVGLLAAPVSRAQLYVSKLVLLILLAIMDIFLATSLMLLGMDYILHVDNVHCGLFLQGALLSVIGSLILFSMHLFISFAYGMGASIAIGGGGFLISAIIGATVVGDDIWPFIPWAWAVRLSKIPILLMPEAKLADGIQPSEFFLQELVKGIMPSIICFVLVTIGGIMWFNRWEGNKSHE, via the coding sequence TTGTCATTTCTTCAAGTTCTATCTTCCGAATTGGTAAAGACGAAACGTACATCGATTAGGCTTATCGTGTTTGCCATACCAATCGCTTATCCAGTTTGTATGTTATGGTATTTTTCTAAATACAATGATCCTTTATCATGGCAAATGAAGATATACAGCGGCTTTTTTGAGGTGCTAACCGTCTCGTTACCTGTCATTGTTTCTCTGCTTACAGGTCTTATATCGCATCAGGAAGAAAAAGCAGGAAATTTTGTTGGCCTGTTAGCAGCACCTGTTTCAAGAGCACAACTTTATGTCAGTAAACTAGTTTTGCTGATTTTATTAGCAATTATGGATATATTTTTGGCAACTTCCCTTATGCTGTTAGGAATGGATTATATATTACATGTAGACAATGTTCATTGCGGATTATTTTTGCAAGGGGCACTGTTATCTGTGATTGGTTCACTCATTCTTTTTTCCATGCATCTATTCATTAGCTTTGCATATGGGATGGGAGCATCTATAGCTATTGGCGGAGGCGGTTTCCTTATTTCAGCTATCATTGGAGCAACTGTGGTGGGGGATGACATTTGGCCATTTATCCCTTGGGCTTGGGCTGTCAGACTTTCGAAAATCCCCATATTGTTGATGCCTGAAGCAAAGCTGGCAGATGGGATACAACCATCAGAGTTCTTTCTTCAAGAACTGGTAAAAGGCATTATGCCATCGATAATATGTTTTGTATTGGTAACAATCGGTGGAATCATGTGGTTTAATCGGTGGGAAGGAAACAAGTCGCACGAATAA
- a CDS encoding GNAT family N-acetyltransferase, producing MFIHRLDDDSWLKLLTAEDAEALFALIDSCRPHLRKWLPWVDWTQTAEDSKAFIAGGLQKFAVGSGFEAGIWHKGQLAGVIGFHYIDHANKKTSIGYWLGEQFQGIGLMTKACKAFVDYAFHDLKVHRVEIRCAVENKKSRAIPERLGFTNEGTIREAEWLYDHFVDHVVYGMLAREWKH from the coding sequence ATGTTTATCCACCGTTTAGATGACGACTCATGGCTCAAGCTGCTCACCGCTGAAGATGCGGAAGCGCTATTTGCGCTTATTGATTCATGCCGTCCGCATTTGCGAAAGTGGCTTCCATGGGTGGACTGGACACAAACAGCAGAGGATTCAAAAGCGTTTATTGCTGGAGGCTTGCAGAAGTTCGCCGTTGGCAGCGGCTTTGAAGCAGGCATTTGGCATAAAGGGCAGCTAGCAGGAGTTATCGGATTTCATTATATTGATCACGCGAATAAGAAAACGAGCATCGGCTACTGGCTAGGGGAACAATTTCAAGGGATTGGGCTGATGACGAAAGCGTGCAAGGCATTCGTTGACTATGCTTTCCATGACCTGAAGGTACATCGGGTAGAAATTCGTTGCGCAGTAGAAAATAAAAAAAGCAGAGCCATTCCTGAACGGTTAGGGTTTACAAATGAAGGCACGATCCGGGAAGCAGAATGGCTTTACGATCATTTCGTCGACCATGTGGTGTATGGAATGCTTGCAAGAGAATGGAAACATTAA